A DNA window from Maribellus comscasis contains the following coding sequences:
- a CDS encoding dihydroorotate dehydrogenase-like protein, producing the protein MANLETTYLGLKLRNPLVAASSGLTSSVEKIKEMESAGIGAVVLKSIFEEQINNEVTSLLLKDSQNTAYPEAEDYIKGYLRSNTVTKHLELLKATKEAVKIPVIASINCVSAEEWITFAKDFQDAGADALELNIFYVPTDRTERPGMAEQLYLDVLKKVKMQVSIPVAVKFGVHHSNIVGMADKLMAHGADSIVMFNRFYEPDIDLEKLELTSSEVFSSPHDIRRSLRWIGLVSSILPKLEIAASTGIHDGKAVLKQLLAGARVAQLCSTLYINGSEVVPKMLEEITDFMRKWNFKKIDDFRGRLSYKNISDPLLYERSQFMKYFSNRN; encoded by the coding sequence ATGGCAAATTTAGAAACAACATATCTGGGATTAAAGTTGAGAAATCCTTTGGTGGCGGCGAGTTCAGGTTTGACGAGTTCAGTTGAAAAAATTAAAGAAATGGAAAGCGCAGGAATTGGCGCGGTGGTTCTGAAATCGATTTTTGAAGAACAAATCAATAACGAAGTAACCAGCTTGTTGCTAAAAGATTCGCAAAATACCGCTTATCCGGAAGCCGAAGACTACATCAAAGGATACCTTAGAAGTAATACCGTAACAAAACATCTGGAATTGCTTAAGGCGACAAAAGAAGCAGTTAAAATACCGGTAATTGCCAGTATAAACTGTGTGTCGGCTGAAGAGTGGATTACATTTGCCAAAGATTTCCAGGATGCAGGAGCTGATGCGCTTGAGCTGAATATTTTTTATGTTCCCACCGACAGGACCGAGCGTCCGGGAATGGCCGAGCAATTGTATCTCGATGTATTAAAAAAAGTAAAAATGCAGGTTTCGATTCCCGTAGCTGTAAAATTTGGTGTTCACCATAGTAATATAGTGGGAATGGCCGATAAACTTATGGCCCACGGAGCTGACTCGATTGTTATGTTCAATCGTTTTTATGAACCCGATATCGACCTCGAAAAATTGGAACTTACATCTTCGGAAGTCTTCAGTTCTCCGCATGATATCAGGCGAAGTTTGCGGTGGATTGGTCTGGTTTCCTCTATTCTTCCAAAACTTGAGATTGCCGCTTCAACAGGAATTCACGACGGCAAAGCGGTTTTGAAACAATTGCTTGCAGGGGCACGAGTAGCGCAACTTTGCTCCACACTCTACATCAACGGCAGCGAAGTGGTACCCAAAATGCTGGAAGAAATCACTGACTTTATGAGAAAATGGAATTTCAAAAAAATTGATGATTTCAGGGGACGACTTTCTTATAAAAATATTTCCGATCCTCTTTTGTATGAACGTTCGCAGTTTATGAAATACTTTTCGAACCGGAACTGA
- a CDS encoding PorP/SprF family type IX secretion system membrane protein, which translates to MKQIVLRFICSSVLVVILSYVSLGQDPEFSQFFANPLHVNPAFAGTSELPRAVVSYRNQWPQKGATYTTYSISYDQISTKFNSGIGFQLLHDRELNNVVNTSSASFSYSYHLKINQWSFVTMGLQSGLVLKQFNVENLIFSSNIDQLSGEITGAVPVYSDEKKIYPDFSIGAVGQHNKIFWGASAFHINQPNESILVGDQKGKIPIKYTVHAGMRTKKHHNGLLSREFTFSPNLMYQQQGTFKQVNLGIYLIEKSFLLGGWVRNNFDKRPDSIIALAGFARDKFQFGYSFDYTLSKLSDYSFGSHEISLTFFLGRLDGIPVKNKLLIPMI; encoded by the coding sequence GTGAAACAAATTGTATTAAGATTTATATGCTCCTCCGTTTTAGTAGTAATATTAAGCTATGTTTCATTGGGGCAAGACCCCGAATTTTCACAATTTTTTGCGAACCCGTTACATGTTAATCCTGCGTTTGCAGGAACGAGTGAACTTCCGCGTGCAGTAGTTAGTTACCGGAACCAATGGCCACAAAAAGGAGCTACCTATACAACTTATTCCATTTCCTACGATCAAATTTCAACAAAATTCAATTCAGGTATCGGTTTCCAGCTGTTGCACGACAGAGAATTAAACAACGTCGTGAATACAAGTTCTGCATCATTTTCATATTCATACCATTTAAAAATTAATCAGTGGAGTTTTGTAACAATGGGATTACAGTCGGGACTGGTTTTAAAACAGTTTAATGTCGAGAACCTCATTTTCTCGTCAAATATCGATCAATTGAGTGGTGAAATAACCGGAGCTGTTCCGGTCTATTCAGACGAAAAAAAAATTTACCCTGATTTTTCCATTGGCGCAGTTGGACAACACAATAAAATTTTTTGGGGAGCCAGCGCATTTCATATTAACCAGCCGAATGAATCGATTCTGGTAGGAGATCAAAAAGGAAAAATTCCAATAAAATATACGGTTCACGCAGGAATGAGAACAAAAAAGCATCATAACGGCTTGCTTTCACGCGAATTTACCTTCTCTCCTAACCTTATGTACCAGCAACAGGGAACATTCAAACAGGTTAACCTCGGAATTTACCTGATTGAAAAATCCTTTCTTTTGGGAGGATGGGTAAGAAACAATTTTGACAAACGTCCGGATTCTATAATTGCACTGGCGGGTTTTGCAAGAGACAAATTTCAATTTGGATATAGTTTTGACTACACTCTTTCAAAACTTTCTGACTATAGTTTTGGCTCACATGAAATATCACTCACTTTCTTTTTGGGAAGACTGGATGGAATACCTGTCAAAAACAAACTATTGATTCCAATGATTTGA
- a CDS encoding PKD domain-containing protein → MTKFGLTFFLIIFVIKTFAQTDTVKFNLKIYYGSENNRTNFCSDSVKAAPLIRIEGDGFDEANEGIRISVANYKRNEDILVYRGNKNFNINWDSYYGYLEITGIGTAQEYEQAVSEVYYKNIASVPGLGDRYISVTLKDADYLPATKHFYRFVKKQDITWTEARDAAAKTTYNGLRGYLATITSSVENDFIWTKIDGIGWIGATDEEVEGVWRWVTGPEEGTQFWQGTYQNGYSVNGLFSYWSENEPNNAHGDTNNGVGEDYGHMNQNPSKRIKSWNDLRLNGDGVSSQYYRPQGYIVEFGGLPGDPDLQLSATSIIEIEKIAFSDKKDYEVCLGENVRLNDIELSGSNNYKYTWLPDQNISNANVYNPLVSPTQDITYKVTGELNGCVSAAEYKIQVNPAPVSKLDPVNTICEGSLITLNPGEHLTYLWQNGEITPTISVEDEGDYSVILTNEFGCKLDAETKVEFSKRPELNYETVDTLVCGSKQQRLNLSFESGTATTVLKALQANVQIADESTLLPTIQVDKFGAYRFEMEIVDAIGCEFTDTLNIEFHNQPSAQFQLDETTCAGYNVQLEFNGVTFEDAVFDWYSNDTLFFSGINENTVEVPLGYGTFNRSVGLTIDEQGCIDSLEIPVTVKPVLDFWPETNEGCTPLSVRFDYLATESVEGFYWGFGDGSNSDSEKPVHIFQNDGITDQNFDISLKIVSSEGCENTGMIQDLVMVHPIPTLDFDFSDEECYSELAAVNYQGSASYNAIFLWDLSDFNSGEIINHPANSRGPLEFRRSSAPTVNIGLQVISEHNCPTDSMRKTFKRKPLFYAEMDTKEGCPPLEVNFSAEAFDRVDELDYAWDFGDGYHNSGEVVAHVFKQSGSEFQIHSIARSGLTGCIDTFILPEKVNVFPQPIAKFNAVPNSALISYPVIQFENQSNGASMYEWDFDDLSVNSVEDSPEHRYDAMGFYDVKLTATNDLGCIDTIVHQVSVAFDKVYPPNAFSPNATLEEDREFRIHSEGITDEAYQLLIFNRWGENIFESNSQDLGWDGKMKNGNFAPAGIYSWVIQYKDFKGENHKQRGTVTLLF, encoded by the coding sequence ATGACAAAATTTGGGCTGACTTTTTTTTTAATAATCTTTGTAATAAAAACCTTCGCCCAAACCGACACTGTAAAATTTAACTTAAAAATCTACTACGGTTCGGAAAATAACCGTACAAATTTTTGTTCCGATTCGGTAAAAGCTGCTCCTCTGATTCGAATTGAAGGAGATGGTTTTGACGAGGCCAATGAGGGGATTCGGATTTCAGTTGCCAATTACAAGCGTAATGAAGACATTTTGGTTTACAGGGGGAATAAGAATTTTAACATCAACTGGGATTCCTACTACGGCTACCTTGAAATCACAGGCATTGGTACTGCCCAAGAGTATGAACAGGCTGTAAGTGAAGTCTATTATAAGAATATTGCATCAGTCCCGGGTTTAGGCGACAGGTATATTTCTGTTACCTTAAAAGATGCCGACTATCTGCCTGCTACAAAACATTTTTACAGGTTTGTCAAAAAGCAGGATATAACATGGACGGAAGCTCGTGATGCCGCTGCAAAAACCACTTACAACGGTTTGCGGGGCTATCTTGCTACCATTACTTCTTCCGTGGAAAATGATTTTATATGGACAAAAATTGATGGTATCGGATGGATTGGCGCAACCGATGAAGAAGTGGAAGGAGTATGGAGGTGGGTGACGGGGCCTGAAGAGGGAACTCAGTTCTGGCAAGGAACATATCAAAATGGTTACTCGGTTAACGGCCTTTTTTCTTATTGGTCTGAGAACGAACCTAATAATGCCCATGGAGACACCAATAACGGAGTTGGCGAAGATTACGGGCATATGAACCAGAACCCATCAAAAAGAATAAAATCGTGGAATGACTTGCGTTTAAATGGTGATGGCGTAAGTTCTCAATATTATCGTCCTCAGGGATATATTGTAGAATTTGGAGGACTGCCTGGTGACCCGGATTTACAGTTGTCTGCAACTTCGATAATAGAAATTGAAAAGATTGCTTTTTCCGACAAAAAAGATTACGAGGTTTGTTTGGGAGAAAATGTCCGTTTGAATGATATTGAATTGTCAGGTTCCAATAATTACAAATATACCTGGTTGCCAGATCAAAACATCAGCAATGCAAATGTTTATAATCCTTTGGTTTCACCAACACAAGATATAACTTACAAAGTAACCGGAGAGTTAAATGGCTGTGTTTCTGCAGCTGAATATAAAATTCAGGTCAATCCTGCCCCCGTTTCAAAATTGGATCCGGTAAATACCATCTGTGAAGGAAGTTTAATTACCTTAAATCCAGGTGAACATCTGACTTATTTATGGCAAAATGGGGAAATAACTCCAACCATTTCGGTGGAAGATGAGGGAGATTACTCAGTTATTCTAACTAACGAATTCGGATGTAAGCTTGATGCAGAAACAAAAGTGGAGTTTAGTAAACGACCAGAACTGAATTATGAAACAGTGGATACCCTGGTTTGTGGTTCGAAACAGCAGAGATTAAATTTATCATTTGAAAGTGGTACCGCAACTACGGTTTTAAAGGCTTTGCAGGCGAATGTGCAGATTGCGGATGAATCGACTCTTTTGCCAACCATTCAGGTCGATAAGTTTGGAGCTTATCGTTTTGAAATGGAAATTGTGGATGCGATCGGGTGCGAGTTTACGGATACCTTAAATATTGAATTTCATAACCAGCCCTCGGCACAATTTCAACTGGATGAAACAACATGTGCGGGATACAATGTGCAACTCGAATTTAATGGTGTAACATTTGAAGATGCCGTTTTTGACTGGTATTCAAACGACACTTTGTTTTTTTCAGGTATTAATGAAAATACAGTTGAAGTTCCGCTTGGGTACGGTACTTTTAATCGTTCGGTTGGACTTACAATTGATGAACAGGGATGTATTGATTCCTTGGAAATACCAGTGACAGTTAAACCTGTACTGGATTTTTGGCCGGAAACGAACGAGGGATGTACACCGTTATCTGTCCGGTTTGATTATTTGGCAACCGAATCTGTTGAAGGGTTTTACTGGGGATTTGGCGACGGATCGAATTCCGACAGCGAAAAGCCTGTACATATTTTTCAGAATGATGGAATTACTGACCAAAATTTTGATATTTCACTGAAGATTGTTTCTTCAGAAGGATGTGAAAATACCGGGATGATTCAGGATTTGGTAATGGTTCATCCGATTCCAACCCTTGATTTTGACTTTTCAGATGAAGAGTGTTACAGCGAACTTGCTGCAGTAAATTATCAGGGTTCAGCTTCTTATAACGCAATCTTTTTATGGGATTTATCTGATTTTAACTCCGGTGAAATTATTAATCATCCGGCAAATTCAAGGGGTCCTCTGGAGTTTAGGAGGAGCTCGGCACCGACCGTTAATATTGGCTTGCAGGTGATTTCTGAACACAATTGTCCAACCGACTCGATGCGAAAGACATTTAAACGAAAGCCCCTTTTTTATGCAGAGATGGATACGAAGGAAGGATGTCCGCCTTTGGAAGTTAATTTTTCTGCGGAAGCATTTGACCGGGTTGATGAATTGGATTATGCCTGGGATTTTGGTGATGGATACCACAATTCCGGCGAAGTGGTTGCTCATGTGTTTAAGCAATCAGGAAGTGAATTTCAGATTCATTCAATTGCGCGATCTGGATTAACAGGATGTATTGATACTTTTATTTTACCTGAAAAAGTAAATGTTTTTCCACAGCCTATTGCTAAATTTAATGCTGTGCCAAATTCAGCACTTATTAGTTACCCTGTTATTCAATTTGAAAATCAAAGTAATGGCGCAAGCATGTATGAGTGGGATTTTGACGACCTGTCAGTAAATTCTGTTGAGGATAGTCCGGAGCATCGTTACGATGCAATGGGATTTTACGATGTGAAATTAACGGCTACAAATGATTTGGGGTGTATCGATACAATCGTTCATCAAGTTTCCGTAGCTTTCGATAAAGTTTATCCGCCAAATGCTTTTTCTCCAAATGCAACTTTGGAAGAAGACAGAGAATTCAGAATTCATTCGGAAGGAATAACAGACGAAGCCTATCAACTTTTGATTTTTAATCGGTGGGGAGAAAATATCTTTGAGTCAAATAGTCAAGATTTGGGTTGGGACGGCAAAATGAAAAACGGAAATTTTGCTCCTGCCGGAATTTATTCCTGGGTTATTCAATATAAAGATTTTAAGGGTGAAAATCATAAACAACGGGGCACCGTGACTTTGTTGTTTTAA